One Synechococcus sp. JA-2-3B'a(2-13) genomic window carries:
- a CDS encoding Rqc2 family fibronectin-binding protein produces MQPVDLTTLRAVLADLAQAKTGRDLVLPARVEWIQQTDLWTVVIGLRTLTARPCLLLCWHPQAARLHLCQPPPKEPDGFQFSQFLQRHLKGLALTELALLEDWERVIDLRFAPRPGDPPYRHLYLEVMGKHSNAILVDEAGMILASGHGVSERQSRIRPVQPGLPYEAPPALTDPIPQRSEPFSCWQERVALIPGPIGQRLLRCYRGLSRHLVEAMCHQAGIPPQTSTDHLSARDWQALFARWQDWLTRLETGQFDPAPTPQGYTVLGWASGAVPVSGTESLQQPSRLNLHQLLEGYYQAQLNREQFERERHRLLQRVSTLLKKLYQRREQFEAMLADSTQAEASKQAADLLMAHLHLWRPGLHHIELPDFASGQTVKIPLDPEKNAILNAQAYYRKHRKQKRAQDAIRPLQEALGQEILYLEQVEASLQQLETYRDPQDLTTLKEIETELIEQRYLESPTRNSGTESLRASSKHASPATFNPHRFTSPSGFSIWVGRNNLQNDQLTFRVAQEHDWWFHAQEIPGSHVLLRLPPGAVAESEDLQAAADLAAHFSRGRLSEQVPVVYTRPKLVFKPKGSPPGMVVYKQEQVLWGRPSHAQLLIASALGPH; encoded by the coding sequence ATGCAGCCCGTTGATCTGACCACCCTGCGCGCTGTGCTGGCAGATCTAGCCCAGGCTAAGACAGGTCGGGATCTAGTGTTGCCTGCCCGCGTGGAATGGATCCAACAGACCGATCTGTGGACGGTGGTCATTGGCTTGCGCACCCTCACTGCCCGTCCCTGCCTGCTGTTGTGCTGGCACCCTCAGGCGGCCCGTCTCCACCTCTGTCAGCCTCCTCCCAAAGAGCCGGATGGCTTTCAATTTAGCCAGTTCCTCCAACGGCACCTGAAGGGTTTGGCTCTGACGGAGCTGGCTCTGCTGGAGGATTGGGAACGGGTGATTGACTTGCGCTTTGCCCCTCGGCCCGGGGATCCCCCTTATCGCCATCTCTACCTGGAGGTGATGGGCAAGCACAGCAATGCCATTTTGGTGGACGAGGCGGGCATGATCTTGGCCAGTGGCCATGGGGTAAGCGAGCGCCAATCGCGAATCCGTCCAGTGCAGCCGGGCCTGCCCTACGAGGCTCCTCCGGCCCTAACCGACCCGATCCCGCAGCGATCCGAGCCCTTCTCCTGCTGGCAAGAGCGCGTTGCCCTGATCCCCGGCCCCATCGGCCAACGGCTGTTGCGCTGTTATCGCGGCCTCAGTCGGCACTTGGTGGAAGCGATGTGCCATCAGGCTGGGATCCCGCCGCAAACCTCCACCGATCACCTCTCTGCCCGCGATTGGCAGGCACTGTTTGCCAGGTGGCAAGACTGGTTAACCCGTCTGGAAACAGGCCAGTTTGACCCAGCTCCCACTCCCCAGGGATACACCGTTCTCGGCTGGGCAAGCGGTGCCGTTCCCGTTAGCGGGACGGAGTCCCTGCAACAACCTTCTCGACTCAATCTGCACCAACTTCTGGAAGGCTACTACCAGGCTCAGCTTAACCGCGAACAGTTTGAGCGAGAGCGCCACCGTCTGCTGCAAAGGGTATCCACCCTGCTGAAAAAGCTCTATCAGCGGCGAGAGCAATTTGAGGCAATGCTGGCCGACTCCACCCAGGCGGAAGCCTCCAAGCAGGCTGCCGACTTGTTGATGGCCCACCTCCACCTCTGGCGGCCAGGGTTGCATCACATCGAGCTGCCGGATTTTGCCAGCGGCCAGACGGTCAAGATCCCTCTCGACCCCGAAAAAAATGCCATTCTCAATGCCCAAGCCTACTACCGCAAGCACCGCAAACAAAAACGGGCCCAGGATGCTATCCGGCCCCTACAAGAGGCGCTTGGCCAAGAGATCCTCTACCTCGAGCAGGTGGAAGCGTCTCTACAGCAGCTGGAAACCTATCGGGATCCCCAAGACTTGACCACCCTCAAGGAAATTGAGACCGAGCTGATTGAACAGCGCTACTTGGAGAGTCCCACTCGCAACAGCGGGACAGAGTCTCTGCGGGCGAGCTCAAAACATGCCTCACCGGCAACCTTCAACCCCCACCGCTTTACCAGCCCCAGTGGCTTCTCCATTTGGGTGGGGCGCAACAACCTGCAAAATGATCAGCTCACCTTTCGCGTGGCTCAGGAACACGATTGGTGGTTTCATGCCCAAGAGATCCCCGGCAGTCATGTGCTGCTGCGCTTGCCCCCCGGGGCTGTAGCAGAAAGCGAAGATCTGCAGGCGGCTGCTGATTTGGCGGCCCATTTCAGCCGCGGTCGCCTCAGCGAACAGGTGCCGGTAGTCTACACTCGCCCGAAACTGGTGTTCAAACCCAAGGGATCCCCGCCCGGCATGGTCGTTTACAAACAGGAGCAGGTGCTTTGGGGGCGGCCCAGCCATGCGCAGCTGCTCATTGCGTCAGCCCTTGGGCCACACTGA
- a CDS encoding alpha-2-macroglobulin family protein translates to MLRRWLAALVLLLGVGLAVLLSEQPTGSLVGRVELPAGVALESVRVIAAGPATRSSSLTADGEYRLDRLPVGEYQVTVQGSGLETVGSQGSVLVREGATARIPTLRPQLVPPGLYLYSTSQVFTTAEPARLQWRATSLGSVQLSLYRFSLTELQGSPLLRDLADAGYGSLNPALYPTLRRELVRSWQQPVPRRAGEGWTAQTLELGILPPGAYWVEAEGREPLAQTAAPLPRFDHWFLVSDLGLIQKQDASQLVVQAVHLRELRPLAGIQIQVFGEWGDPLTATTDAEGLARFGLPAREGSSLVVYGRSADNTLQALSRSYAYGWNQPHRIYAYTDRPLYRPGQTVYFRALVREQTRLTPPPPGQAVQLTLTAPNGDVLSEQTLATNAFGSVHGEFQLPEEASLGSYGLEWQVSGPQGSSREYTSFQVEAYRKPEFEVAVVPDRPWLVRGGSLKVQVEAEYLFGAPVAAAQLRYRVYSSPDWSLRYGLLPRSAEEDYFADDLGEEQGYYGGYGQLVAEGEGVTDAQGRAVFHLPRLLADLDWEEDSYWGPQEVQQLRIEVEVTDISRRTVTGSARAWVTAGEFALFAEVNRHLPAPGDTLTYRLQARDYDGRPVSATGELSLERWRWDPKSNTYQRQGTLLRQPFQIVNGEGSLDLHLPADLEPGDYRVRLTAWDPRRQSAPHRWRERVQEVDYLWVVEPGSPLQSWGSLPSLEVVADRQIYQVGEEAQILIVSPLPDVAVLVGIEGSRLHQVQVLRLQGHTATLRLPIRGDYRPNLYVTATAIGPERRLYRSEALLRVSPLDRFLQVELQTDKPTYRPGETAQIQIRTRDAQGQPVSAEVGLGIVDNALYLLRPDFTPDIRRFFYGRQYNQVTTTTSFPQQYPGGADKLAGQVREDFRDTAAWFPDLVTNADGLAQVQVRWPDNLTTWRLTARAATADTQVGSALATVSVSKDLLVRLAAPRFFRVGDQLTLAAIVQNRTGQAQAVEVRLEVPVPAGGILKLQGPERQRLTVPAQGAGRVEWPLQVLGAGDTSLRVWAEGNGLKDALQLRIPSQPFGAVQRFSQVGRVQEGSLDLSLDWPATWVPGSRQLHLELAASPAATLLEPLDYLVEFPYGCTEQTLSRFLPALAVAQVSKQLGLNLRSQTLERLPQVLRSGLQRLEGSQNYDGGWGWWAHDRSNPYLTGYILQGYHLAQAAGYALKDWQVRQALDYLAAQLAQPQALSPDLQAFVAYSLALWDPALVTADLPPPERLSTFGLAYRGLAALQLGQRDLAQAALDEVLERRQQDPQGRWFIPAASSLATHERSTYDDMEVAGPLLQLAVRLQDDRAAQIAEALLQQRQNNRWRTTKATADALLGLSAYYQAQQQQLPGPGEVRVLDGTTGSLLDRWQAGAGDPRYGLDWADAEVGNLSSLRLEKSGPGPLYYSLRGEAFVPNPLPSQAQGFAVSRSYFRLQPQPQPNGEIRYREQPLRPGDTVRAGEILLARLTVEAERDSHYVVVEDPLPSGAEITSQDPREFTGLAPDYWWDWFWTRQENRDDRVAFFSTELKQGRHEFVYLFRPEIPGQFQVAPALAEEMYDPSRHGRSAAYSLEVLP, encoded by the coding sequence ATGCTGAGGCGATGGTTAGCGGCCCTGGTGCTGTTGTTGGGGGTGGGGCTGGCAGTTTTGCTTTCCGAACAGCCGACGGGATCCCTGGTGGGACGGGTGGAGCTACCGGCAGGGGTAGCTCTGGAGAGCGTCCGGGTGATCGCCGCCGGCCCGGCCACTCGCAGCTCCAGCTTGACCGCAGATGGCGAATATCGCTTGGATCGATTGCCTGTTGGGGAATACCAGGTGACGGTGCAGGGATCCGGCCTGGAAACGGTGGGCAGCCAGGGATCCGTTCTGGTGCGGGAGGGGGCAACGGCCCGGATCCCCACCTTGCGCCCTCAGCTTGTCCCCCCCGGTCTCTATCTCTACAGCACCAGCCAGGTGTTTACGACCGCAGAACCGGCGCGGCTGCAGTGGCGGGCCACCAGCCTGGGCTCGGTGCAGCTCAGCCTCTATCGCTTTTCCCTGACAGAGCTGCAGGGATCCCCTCTCTTGCGGGATTTGGCGGATGCTGGCTATGGCTCCCTGAATCCGGCTCTGTATCCCACCCTGCGGCGGGAGCTTGTGCGCAGTTGGCAGCAGCCGGTGCCACGACGAGCGGGAGAGGGGTGGACAGCCCAAACCTTGGAGCTGGGGATCCTGCCGCCGGGGGCCTACTGGGTGGAGGCGGAGGGCCGGGAGCCGCTGGCGCAAACGGCTGCACCCTTGCCCCGTTTCGACCATTGGTTTTTGGTGAGCGATCTCGGCCTCATCCAGAAGCAGGATGCCAGCCAGTTGGTGGTGCAGGCGGTGCACCTGCGGGAGCTGCGTCCCCTGGCCGGGATCCAGATCCAAGTTTTCGGGGAGTGGGGGGATCCCCTGACGGCCACCACCGATGCAGAGGGGCTGGCCCGCTTTGGCCTGCCGGCGAGAGAGGGTTCTTCCCTGGTGGTCTATGGCCGCAGTGCCGACAACACCCTGCAGGCTTTGTCCCGCAGCTACGCCTATGGCTGGAACCAGCCCCACCGGATCTACGCCTACACCGATCGTCCCCTCTACCGCCCTGGCCAAACCGTCTATTTCCGCGCCCTGGTGCGAGAGCAAACCCGCCTCACGCCGCCCCCCCCAGGACAAGCAGTGCAACTGACCCTTACGGCCCCCAACGGGGATGTGTTGAGCGAACAAACCCTGGCCACCAATGCTTTTGGCAGTGTCCATGGGGAGTTTCAACTGCCAGAAGAAGCGTCCCTGGGCAGCTACGGCCTGGAGTGGCAGGTGTCAGGGCCGCAGGGATCCAGCCGCGAATACACCTCTTTTCAGGTGGAAGCCTACCGCAAGCCGGAGTTTGAGGTGGCGGTGGTGCCCGACCGACCTTGGCTGGTGCGGGGGGGATCCCTGAAGGTGCAGGTGGAGGCCGAGTATCTTTTCGGCGCGCCGGTGGCCGCTGCCCAGCTTCGCTACCGGGTTTACAGCAGCCCCGACTGGAGCCTGCGCTATGGGCTGTTGCCCCGTTCTGCCGAGGAAGACTATTTCGCCGACGACCTGGGAGAGGAGCAGGGCTACTACGGCGGCTACGGCCAGTTGGTGGCGGAAGGGGAAGGGGTGACGGATGCCCAGGGGCGTGCCGTCTTTCACCTACCCCGCCTGTTGGCCGATCTGGACTGGGAAGAAGACAGCTACTGGGGCCCCCAAGAGGTGCAGCAGTTGCGCATCGAGGTGGAGGTGACCGATATCAGCCGCCGGACGGTAACAGGATCGGCGCGGGCCTGGGTCACGGCTGGCGAATTTGCTCTGTTTGCGGAAGTGAACCGCCACCTGCCCGCTCCGGGGGATACCCTCACCTACCGGCTGCAAGCCCGCGATTACGATGGCCGCCCCGTCAGCGCCACCGGAGAGCTGAGCCTGGAGCGCTGGCGCTGGGATCCCAAGAGCAACACCTACCAACGGCAAGGTACCCTGCTGCGGCAGCCTTTTCAGATTGTCAACGGGGAAGGCAGCCTCGACCTCCACCTGCCCGCCGACCTGGAGCCGGGAGACTACCGGGTGCGGTTGACGGCATGGGATCCCCGCCGTCAAAGTGCTCCGCACCGCTGGCGCGAACGGGTGCAGGAGGTGGACTATCTCTGGGTGGTGGAGCCGGGCAGCCCCCTACAAAGTTGGGGATCCCTGCCCAGCCTGGAAGTGGTGGCGGATCGGCAGATCTACCAGGTGGGGGAAGAGGCCCAGATCCTGATAGTCTCGCCGCTGCCGGATGTGGCGGTGCTGGTGGGCATTGAGGGATCCCGGCTGCACCAGGTGCAGGTGCTGCGTCTCCAGGGGCATACGGCCACGCTGCGGCTGCCCATCCGCGGCGACTATCGTCCCAATCTCTACGTCACTGCCACTGCCATCGGCCCAGAGCGGCGGCTGTACCGAAGCGAGGCCCTGCTGCGGGTCTCCCCCTTGGATCGCTTTTTGCAGGTGGAGCTGCAAACCGATAAACCCACCTATCGACCGGGCGAGACCGCCCAAATCCAAATCCGCACCCGCGATGCCCAAGGGCAGCCGGTGAGCGCCGAGGTGGGCCTAGGGATTGTGGACAATGCCCTCTACCTATTGCGACCCGACTTCACCCCGGATATTCGCCGCTTCTTCTATGGGCGCCAGTACAACCAAGTTACCACCACTACCTCTTTCCCTCAGCAATATCCCGGCGGTGCTGACAAGCTGGCCGGCCAAGTGCGGGAAGACTTTCGCGATACCGCCGCCTGGTTCCCGGATCTGGTCACCAATGCCGATGGCCTGGCTCAGGTGCAGGTGCGCTGGCCCGACAACCTCACCACCTGGCGCTTGACCGCCCGCGCCGCCACTGCCGACACCCAGGTGGGATCCGCTCTTGCCACAGTCTCGGTTAGCAAAGACCTGTTGGTGCGCTTGGCCGCTCCCCGCTTTTTCCGGGTGGGGGATCAGCTCACCTTGGCGGCCATTGTGCAAAACCGCACGGGTCAAGCCCAAGCGGTGGAGGTGCGGCTGGAAGTTCCTGTTCCTGCCGGTGGGATCTTGAAATTGCAAGGCCCGGAACGACAACGCCTCACCGTGCCGGCCCAAGGAGCGGGGCGGGTGGAATGGCCTCTCCAGGTTCTGGGGGCCGGAGATACCTCTCTGCGGGTCTGGGCGGAAGGGAATGGGCTGAAAGATGCGTTGCAACTGCGGATCCCCAGCCAGCCTTTCGGCGCTGTGCAACGGTTCTCCCAGGTGGGTCGGGTGCAGGAGGGCAGCCTTGACTTATCGCTGGATTGGCCCGCCACCTGGGTGCCGGGATCCCGGCAGCTTCACCTGGAACTGGCCGCTAGCCCGGCAGCAACCCTGCTGGAGCCGCTGGATTACCTGGTGGAGTTCCCCTACGGCTGCACCGAGCAAACCCTGAGTCGCTTCTTGCCCGCCCTAGCCGTCGCCCAAGTCAGCAAGCAGTTGGGCTTGAACCTGCGCTCGCAAACCCTGGAGCGGCTGCCCCAGGTGCTTCGATCGGGCTTGCAGCGACTGGAGGGATCCCAGAACTACGATGGGGGCTGGGGCTGGTGGGCCCATGACCGGAGCAACCCCTATCTGACCGGATACATCCTGCAGGGATATCATCTTGCCCAAGCCGCCGGCTATGCCCTCAAAGATTGGCAGGTGCGGCAGGCCTTGGACTATCTGGCCGCTCAACTGGCCCAGCCACAAGCCCTCTCCCCGGATCTGCAGGCTTTTGTCGCCTACAGCCTGGCCCTCTGGGATCCCGCTTTGGTGACTGCCGACCTGCCGCCGCCGGAGCGGCTCTCCACCTTTGGCCTGGCCTACCGAGGGCTGGCCGCCCTGCAACTGGGCCAGAGGGATCTTGCCCAGGCAGCCCTGGATGAGGTTCTGGAGCGGCGGCAACAGGATCCCCAAGGGCGCTGGTTTATCCCGGCTGCCTCTTCCTTGGCAACCCACGAGCGCTCCACCTACGACGACATGGAGGTGGCCGGCCCGCTTTTGCAATTGGCCGTTCGGCTGCAGGATGACCGGGCTGCCCAGATTGCCGAGGCCCTTCTCCAGCAGCGGCAAAACAACCGCTGGCGCACCACCAAAGCCACCGCCGATGCTCTCCTCGGCCTGTCCGCCTACTACCAAGCCCAGCAGCAGCAGCTTCCCGGCCCCGGCGAGGTGCGGGTGTTGGATGGGACAACCGGATCCCTTCTTGATCGCTGGCAGGCCGGCGCTGGGGATCCCCGCTATGGGCTGGATTGGGCTGACGCAGAAGTGGGGAACCTGAGCAGCCTGCGCCTGGAAAAGTCCGGCCCCGGCCCCCTTTACTACAGCTTGAGGGGAGAAGCCTTCGTCCCCAACCCTCTGCCCTCTCAAGCCCAAGGCTTTGCGGTGAGCCGCAGCTACTTCCGCCTACAGCCCCAGCCCCAACCCAACGGGGAGATCCGCTACCGAGAGCAGCCGCTGCGCCCTGGCGACACAGTAAGGGCCGGAGAAATCCTCCTGGCCCGGTTGACGGTGGAAGCCGAGCGGGACAGCCACTACGTGGTGGTCGAGGATCCCCTGCCCAGCGGCGCCGAGATCACCTCCCAGGATCCGCGAGAGTTCACCGGCTTGGCCCCAGACTACTGGTGGGACTGGTTTTGGACCCGCCAAGAGAATCGGGATGACCGCGTGGCCTTTTTCAGCACCGAGCTCAAGCAGGGTCGCCATGAGTTTGTCTATCTCTTCCGTCCGGAGATCCCCGGCCAATTCCAGGTGGCTCCTGCCTTGGCCGAAGAAATGTACGATCCCAGCCGCCATGGCCGCAGCGCCGCTTACTCCCTCGAAGTTCTCCCTTGA
- a CDS encoding type II secretion system F family protein, whose product MPRYKVRGLKAGQPVRLTVVANSLTEVRARLRRDGIFAKQEDIQEEKPFFSLDTSFDFSMLGSIDIRDKAVFSRQFAALINAGVSMVRSLTIMEEQTGNPKLKKYLRAIRAEVEAGKNLSDSIRPYPDAFDGLYCSMVQAGEVGGVLDEVLNRLAKLLEDMDRLQKQIKSAMTYPVVVTILAVLIFLGMVLFILPTFESIYNDLGGELPAFTQFFINISKFLRTPQYSLGLVGFLGAVYFAFRRFYRTPAGKETIDALALKLPIFGDLIQKSAVARFCRTFGALTRSGVPVLTSLEIVRDTSGNQVVANAIDAARQSISEGGQIAPALDKAKVFPVMAIQMISVGEETGELDAMLMKTADFYELEVEEAVRALTSLLEPLMIVILGGMVGCIIVAMYLPMFNVFELVK is encoded by the coding sequence ATGCCGCGCTACAAGGTTCGGGGGTTAAAGGCCGGTCAGCCGGTACGCCTGACGGTGGTGGCCAACAGCTTGACCGAAGTTCGTGCACGGCTGCGCCGAGACGGGATTTTTGCCAAACAGGAAGACATTCAGGAGGAGAAACCCTTCTTTTCCTTGGATACGTCTTTCGATTTCTCAATGCTGGGATCCATCGACATTCGCGACAAGGCAGTGTTCTCCCGGCAATTTGCTGCCTTGATCAACGCCGGCGTGTCGATGGTGCGCTCTCTCACCATCATGGAGGAGCAAACCGGCAACCCCAAACTCAAAAAGTACCTGCGGGCTATCCGAGCGGAGGTGGAGGCGGGGAAAAACCTCTCCGACTCCATCCGCCCTTATCCCGACGCCTTCGACGGCCTCTACTGCAGCATGGTGCAGGCGGGGGAGGTGGGCGGCGTGCTGGACGAAGTGCTCAACCGCCTGGCCAAGCTGCTGGAGGACATGGATCGCCTGCAGAAGCAGATCAAGTCAGCCATGACCTACCCGGTGGTGGTGACGATCTTGGCTGTCTTGATTTTCTTGGGCATGGTGCTGTTCATCTTGCCCACGTTTGAGAGCATCTACAACGACTTGGGTGGGGAGCTGCCCGCCTTTACCCAGTTTTTCATCAACATCAGCAAGTTCCTACGCACGCCCCAGTACAGCTTGGGGCTGGTGGGCTTTCTAGGGGCCGTCTATTTTGCTTTCCGGCGCTTTTACCGCACCCCTGCCGGCAAGGAGACCATCGACGCGCTGGCCCTCAAGCTCCCTATCTTCGGGGATCTGATCCAGAAGTCGGCGGTGGCTCGCTTCTGCCGCACCTTTGGCGCTCTCACCCGCTCCGGGGTGCCGGTGCTGACTTCCTTGGAAATTGTGCGCGACACCTCCGGCAACCAGGTGGTGGCCAACGCCATTGACGCCGCCCGCCAATCCATCTCAGAGGGAGGGCAGATTGCCCCTGCTCTGGACAAGGCCAAGGTCTTCCCAGTCATGGCCATTCAGATGATCAGCGTGGGGGAAGAGACAGGGGAGCTGGACGCGATGCTGATGAAGACGGCGGATTTCTACGAGCTGGAGGTGGAGGAGGCGGTACGCGCCCTCACCAGCCTGCTGGAGCCGTTGATGATCGTGATCCTGGGCGGTATGGTGGGCTGCATTATCGTGGCCATGTACCTGCCCATGTTCAACGTGTTCGAGTTGGTGAAGTAG
- a CDS encoding type IV pilus twitching motility protein PilT has protein sequence MPQLMIEDLMEAIVQKGGSDIHISAGLPPYFRINGHLEPTEHEPLSAEEVQRLIFSMLNNNQRKQLEQNWELDCSYGVRGIGRFRVNVYRDRGTYACAMRALASEIPNIDKLGLPDVCKEAARLPRGLVLVTGPTGSGKSTTLASMIDMINRERAEHILTIEDPIEYIYTPIRSIIHQRQLGEDTKSFANALRAAMREDPDVILIGEMRDLETIQLAITAAETGHLCFATVHTSSAAQTVDRLVDVFPPEQQQQIRVQLSNSLKAVFSQTLARRLNPKPGEPGRVLVQEIMVVTPAIANLIREGKTAQIYSAIQTGGKQGMKTLEQDLANLYLQGKIDFDTAMSKTSRPEELQRLLGNVTGPSPAAAAQQQRPAAVAARR, from the coding sequence ATGCCCCAACTGATGATCGAAGACCTCATGGAAGCAATCGTCCAAAAGGGCGGTTCCGACATTCATATCTCGGCGGGTTTGCCCCCCTACTTCCGCATCAATGGTCACCTTGAGCCGACAGAGCATGAGCCTCTCTCGGCAGAGGAGGTGCAGCGGTTGATCTTCAGCATGCTGAACAACAACCAGCGCAAGCAGCTGGAGCAAAACTGGGAATTGGACTGCTCCTATGGGGTGCGGGGGATCGGGCGCTTCCGCGTGAACGTCTACCGCGATCGCGGCACCTATGCTTGCGCCATGCGGGCCCTGGCTTCTGAGATCCCCAACATCGACAAGCTGGGCCTGCCGGATGTGTGTAAGGAAGCAGCTCGCCTGCCGCGGGGCTTGGTGCTGGTAACCGGCCCAACGGGATCTGGCAAATCGACTACGCTGGCTTCCATGATCGACATGATCAACCGCGAACGGGCCGAGCACATCCTCACCATCGAGGATCCCATTGAGTACATCTACACCCCCATTCGCAGCATCATCCACCAGCGGCAACTGGGGGAAGACACTAAGAGTTTTGCCAATGCCCTGCGGGCAGCGATGCGGGAGGATCCGGATGTGATCCTGATCGGGGAGATGCGGGATCTGGAGACCATCCAGTTGGCCATTACCGCCGCCGAGACGGGCCACCTCTGCTTTGCCACGGTACACACCAGTTCTGCCGCCCAGACGGTGGATCGCTTGGTGGATGTGTTTCCGCCCGAGCAGCAGCAGCAGATTCGCGTGCAGCTCTCCAACTCCCTCAAGGCCGTCTTCTCCCAAACTCTGGCCCGCCGCCTCAATCCCAAGCCAGGAGAGCCTGGACGGGTGCTGGTGCAGGAAATCATGGTGGTGACGCCGGCCATTGCCAACCTGATTCGGGAGGGCAAAACTGCCCAGATCTACTCGGCTATCCAGACGGGGGGCAAGCAGGGCATGAAAACGCTGGAGCAAGATCTGGCTAACCTTTACCTACAGGGCAAGATCGACTTCGATACGGCCATGTCTAAGACCTCTCGCCCTGAAGAGCTGCAGCGGCTTTTGGGCAACGTTACCGGGCCCTCGCCAGCCGCGGCTGCCCAACAACAGCGGCCAGCAGCAGTTGCCGCCCGTCGCTAA
- a CDS encoding GspE/PulE family protein has translation MNDLPPPPFTSRRAGAASKALAIANVSITPFGRKLKELGFADDKQIQDIQNALKADREGNSKALALVVKDIVGKEITPDLERAYKRQQLFELKIIYGIPSLDVDLEPVEISEMIGLIDSILPLDICNRYKFLPIRRRDNQVTVAMVKPDNLQALDDIQRRFRIQGLKLQRRVFTQRDFETLISRYMDAQAELLAIKGINDAAAAQQAAAAQQEEEVVVNTAEIDLDAIEDVAADEAGEGSLEQQVKSADDAPIIKLSNQILVKALQDGASDIHIEPQEEYLRIRFRKDGVLRQAFENFPKKIVPALTARFKIISNLNIAERRMPQDGRIRRVFKGRKVDFRVSTLPSRYGEKIVLRVLDNSATQLGLDKLITDPETLESFKEIVRRPFGLILVTGPTGSGKTTTLYSALAEVNDPGINISTAEDPIEYSLPGITQVQVIREKGMDFAMILRAFLRQDPDVILVGETRDHETAKTAIEASLTGHLVLTTLHTNDAPGAIARLTEMGIEPFMISSSLLGVLAQRLMRRVCTECRIPYHPTPEELARYGLTLSGDGEQLTFYKANKLSPKEVEQRKATGKPICEKCGGVGYKGRVGVYEFMRMNDRLADLINKEAPTEVIKEAAVESGMKTLLAYSLMLVKQGLTTLEEVDRVTLTDKGLESELKARAKALSTCRNCGAALHVDWMDCPYCLTPKF, from the coding sequence ATGAACGATCTTCCTCCCCCTCCTTTTACCTCGCGCCGCGCCGGCGCTGCCAGCAAAGCTCTGGCCATCGCCAACGTCAGCATTACCCCCTTTGGCCGCAAGTTAAAGGAGCTGGGCTTTGCCGACGATAAGCAGATCCAGGACATCCAAAACGCCCTCAAAGCGGATCGAGAGGGCAACAGCAAGGCCCTGGCTCTGGTGGTCAAGGATATCGTGGGCAAAGAGATCACCCCTGACCTGGAGCGGGCTTACAAACGGCAGCAGCTCTTTGAACTGAAAATCATCTACGGGATCCCCTCCCTGGATGTCGACCTGGAGCCGGTGGAGATCTCCGAGATGATTGGGCTGATCGACTCGATCTTGCCCCTCGACATCTGCAACCGCTACAAATTCTTGCCCATTCGCCGTCGAGACAATCAGGTGACGGTGGCGATGGTCAAGCCAGACAACCTGCAGGCACTGGACGACATTCAACGGCGCTTCCGCATCCAGGGGCTGAAGCTGCAGCGGCGGGTCTTCACCCAGCGGGATTTCGAGACCCTGATCAGCCGCTACATGGATGCGCAGGCGGAGCTGCTGGCCATCAAGGGGATCAACGACGCGGCTGCTGCCCAACAGGCGGCTGCTGCCCAACAGGAAGAAGAGGTGGTGGTCAACACTGCCGAAATCGATCTGGATGCTATTGAGGATGTGGCTGCCGATGAGGCCGGCGAGGGATCCCTGGAGCAGCAGGTCAAATCGGCAGATGATGCCCCGATTATTAAACTGTCCAACCAGATCCTGGTCAAGGCCCTGCAGGATGGGGCGTCCGACATCCACATCGAGCCACAAGAAGAATACCTGCGCATCCGCTTCCGCAAAGATGGGGTGTTGCGGCAGGCTTTTGAAAACTTTCCCAAGAAGATCGTCCCCGCCCTCACTGCCCGCTTTAAAATCATCTCCAACCTGAATATTGCCGAGCGGCGCATGCCCCAGGATGGGCGGATTCGGCGGGTCTTCAAGGGGCGCAAGGTGGACTTTCGGGTCAGCACCCTGCCCTCCCGCTATGGGGAAAAGATCGTGCTGCGGGTTCTGGACAACTCCGCCACCCAACTGGGGCTGGACAAGCTGATCACCGACCCAGAGACCTTGGAAAGCTTCAAGGAGATTGTCAGGCGACCCTTTGGCCTAATCTTGGTGACCGGGCCAACGGGATCCGGGAAAACCACCACCCTCTACTCGGCTCTGGCGGAGGTGAACGATCCGGGCATCAACATCAGCACTGCCGAGGATCCCATTGAATACTCGCTGCCGGGGATCACCCAAGTGCAGGTGATCCGAGAAAAGGGCATGGACTTTGCCATGATCCTGCGGGCCTTCTTGCGGCAAGACCCGGATGTGATCCTGGTGGGGGAAACCCGCGACCACGAGACGGCCAAAACCGCCATCGAAGCCTCCCTCACGGGCCACTTGGTGTTGACCACGCTGCACACCAACGATGCCCCTGGCGCCATTGCCCGTCTGACGGAGATGGGGATCGAGCCATTTATGATCTCCAGCTCGTTGCTGGGGGTGTTGGCCCAGCGCTTGATGCGCCGGGTGTGTACCGAATGTCGGATCCCCTACCACCCCACGCCGGAGGAGCTGGCCCGCTATGGCCTTACCCTCAGTGGCGACGGCGAGCAGCTCACCTTCTACAAAGCCAACAAGCTCTCCCCCAAAGAAGTGGAGCAGCGCAAGGCCACCGGCAAGCCCATCTGCGAGAAGTGTGGGGGCGTGGGCTACAAAGGTCGGGTAGGGGTGTACGAGTTCATGCGCATGAACGACCGCCTTGCGGACTTGATCAACAAAGAGGCCCCCACGGAGGTGATCAAAGAAGCGGCGGTGGAAAGTGGCATGAAAACCCTGCTGGCCTACAGTTTGATGCTGGTGAAGCAGGGCCTCACCACGCTGGAGGAGGTGGATCGGGTGACCCTCACCGACAAGGGTCTGGAAAGCGAGCTGAAGGCCCGTGCCAAGGCTCTCAGCACCTGCCGCAACTGTGGCGCGGCCTTGCATGTGGACTGGATGGACTGCCCCTATTGCCTGACCCCGAAGTTTTAG